A single genomic interval of Mycolicibacterium holsaticum DSM 44478 = JCM 12374 harbors:
- a CDS encoding CoA transferase, which produces MTGTPDPARPLAGVRIVEISSFVAVPLAGMTLAQLGAEVIRVDPIGGAADYRRWPVTTGGESIYWAGLNKGKRSVAADMRSQEGQKLVQRLIADSGVLLTNVAGREWHSYDTLAALRADLIHVQVSGRADGGTGVDYTVNAGIGFPLVTGPAELATPVNHVLPAWDVSCGIYAALAVVTALRHRDATGQGQRIAIPLENVALATAGNLSLFTEAMVNGTSRERIGNSVYGQYGQDFTSSDGVSFMVVALTPRHFRDLAELTGTTKSVAALADTLRADFTDEGQRYQHRDALTGLFGEWFASHTAEEIVAALSASSVLWERYRSFAEAVTDDKVTANPLFTALDQPRIGEYLAPGLPISIGGTYPPAVAAPALGDDTTAVLNEWLAMSVDEVSHLIESGTVATGHAK; this is translated from the coding sequence ATGACCGGCACACCTGATCCTGCCCGGCCCCTGGCCGGGGTGCGCATCGTTGAGATCTCCAGTTTCGTCGCCGTGCCGCTGGCCGGGATGACGCTGGCCCAACTCGGCGCCGAGGTGATCAGGGTCGACCCGATCGGCGGCGCGGCCGACTACCGCCGGTGGCCTGTCACCACCGGCGGGGAGAGCATTTACTGGGCGGGGCTGAACAAGGGAAAGCGCTCGGTTGCTGCCGATATGCGCTCGCAGGAGGGCCAGAAGCTGGTGCAGCGGTTGATCGCCGACAGCGGTGTGCTGTTGACGAATGTCGCAGGCCGGGAATGGCATTCATATGACACGCTGGCGGCGCTGCGTGCCGACCTGATTCACGTGCAGGTGTCCGGCCGCGCCGACGGCGGCACCGGCGTCGACTACACCGTCAACGCCGGTATCGGTTTTCCGCTGGTGACCGGTCCCGCCGAACTGGCCACACCGGTCAACCACGTCCTGCCGGCCTGGGACGTCTCTTGCGGTATCTATGCGGCACTGGCCGTCGTCACCGCGCTGCGCCACCGCGACGCGACCGGACAGGGCCAGCGCATCGCCATCCCGCTGGAGAACGTCGCACTGGCGACCGCGGGCAACCTGAGCCTGTTCACCGAGGCCATGGTCAACGGCACCAGCCGCGAACGGATCGGCAACTCGGTTTACGGTCAGTACGGTCAGGACTTCACCAGCAGCGACGGGGTGTCCTTCATGGTCGTCGCGCTCACCCCTCGGCACTTTCGCGACCTCGCCGAGCTGACCGGCACCACGAAATCAGTTGCCGCGCTGGCCGACACATTGCGGGCAGACTTCACCGACGAGGGGCAGCGCTATCAGCATCGCGACGCGCTCACCGGGCTGTTCGGTGAGTGGTTCGCATCGCACACCGCCGAGGAGATCGTCGCGGCACTGTCGGCGTCGTCGGTGCTATGGGAAAGGTACCGCAGCTTCGCCGAGGCCGTCACCGACGACAAGGTGACCGCCAACCCGTTGTTCACCGCGCTGGATCAACCCCGTATCGGCGAATACCTGGCCCCGGGGTTGCCGATCTCGATCGGCGGCACGTATCCGCCCGCGGTCGCCGCGCCGGCGCTGGGCGACGACACGACCGCGGTGCTCAACGAGTGGCTGGCAATGAGCGTCGACGAAGTTTCACACCTGATCGAATCCGGCACTGTGGCCACGGGTCACGCTAAATGA
- a CDS encoding thiamine pyrophosphate-dependent enzyme, which translates to MTAERIDEHFTAAVRAITETRPRCAVDDPVSRDPALTAGDCLALFDAQIGSRHLDLAARWLRAQGRGYYTIGSSGHEGNAAVAAALRPTDPALLHYRSGGFYLARAKQVGDSDALRDVLLGLVAAAEEPIAGGRHKVFGRCDLNIIPQTSTIASHLPRAVGVAFSIARSRKLGVLSAWPEDAVTVCSFGDASVNHSTAVGAINAALHAAYQGVPMPLLLVCEDNGWGISVKTPRDWITRTYRNRDGLAYFEADGSDVVSTFAASAAAAAWVRQHRRPAFLHLRMVRLMGHAGSDYEAGYRPADEITADMARDPVLCTAELLIRTGALTPDDALQRYEAMRTTVLGLAEQAAQAPRLDSAHAVMSPLQEAMQEAVRTAPVSLTASVRSGEQGTPVTVALAINHALQDILDRCPEAMVFGEDVARKGGVYGVTRGLVTTNSSARVFDTLLDEQSILGLALGTAVSGLLPIPEIQYLAYLHNAADQIRGEAATLQFFANRQYRNPMVVRVAGYGYQKGFGGHFHNDNSIAALRDIPGIVIASPARPDDAAAMLHACTAAAVTAGVVCIFLEPIALYHTRDLYDDGDGLWLAPYPPAGVPIGRARTYGDGADLTILTFGNGVRMSLRVARRLEAIGVAARVVDLRWLAPLPIEDMLEEAAVTGRVLIVDETRRTGGVGEGVLAELISRGYGGAVDRVASEDTFIPLGDAALTVLLSEDTIEAAAVRIVRREP; encoded by the coding sequence GTGACTGCCGAACGCATCGACGAGCACTTCACCGCCGCCGTCCGCGCGATCACCGAAACCCGACCGCGGTGCGCGGTCGACGACCCCGTCAGCCGCGATCCCGCGTTGACGGCAGGTGACTGCCTTGCGTTGTTCGACGCCCAGATCGGCAGCCGCCATCTGGATCTCGCCGCGCGCTGGTTGCGTGCCCAGGGCCGCGGCTACTACACGATCGGCTCGTCCGGGCACGAGGGCAACGCCGCGGTGGCCGCCGCGCTGCGGCCGACCGATCCGGCGCTTCTGCACTACCGGTCGGGCGGTTTCTACCTGGCCAGGGCGAAGCAGGTGGGCGACAGCGACGCGCTGCGTGATGTGCTGCTCGGCTTGGTCGCCGCGGCCGAGGAACCGATCGCCGGTGGCCGCCACAAGGTGTTCGGCCGTTGCGACCTCAACATCATCCCGCAGACCTCCACCATCGCATCGCATCTACCCCGCGCCGTGGGCGTCGCATTCTCCATTGCGCGCTCACGCAAACTCGGGGTGCTCAGCGCGTGGCCGGAGGATGCGGTCACGGTATGCAGTTTCGGGGACGCGTCGGTGAACCACTCGACGGCCGTCGGCGCGATCAACGCGGCGCTGCACGCGGCGTACCAGGGTGTGCCGATGCCGCTGTTGTTGGTGTGCGAAGACAATGGGTGGGGCATCAGTGTCAAGACACCGCGGGACTGGATCACGCGAACCTACCGAAACCGCGACGGCTTGGCGTATTTCGAGGCCGACGGCTCTGACGTGGTGTCGACGTTTGCAGCGAGCGCAGCCGCGGCGGCGTGGGTCCGCCAGCACCGACGGCCCGCGTTCCTGCACCTGCGCATGGTGCGGTTGATGGGCCATGCCGGGTCCGACTACGAGGCCGGGTACCGGCCGGCCGACGAGATCACCGCCGACATGGCACGTGATCCGGTGCTGTGCACCGCAGAACTGCTGATTCGAACCGGGGCGTTGACCCCCGACGATGCGCTGCAGCGCTATGAAGCGATGCGCACCACCGTCCTTGGCCTGGCCGAGCAGGCCGCACAGGCGCCCCGGCTGGACAGTGCGCATGCGGTGATGTCGCCGTTGCAGGAGGCCATGCAGGAAGCGGTGCGCACGGCTCCCGTGTCGCTGACCGCCTCGGTGAGGTCCGGCGAGCAGGGCACGCCGGTCACCGTCGCGCTCGCGATAAACCATGCGCTCCAAGACATCTTGGACCGCTGCCCGGAGGCGATGGTCTTCGGCGAAGACGTCGCACGCAAGGGCGGCGTGTACGGAGTGACCCGCGGGTTGGTGACCACGAACAGCTCGGCGCGGGTCTTCGATACGCTGCTGGACGAGCAGTCGATCCTGGGCCTCGCGCTCGGCACCGCCGTGTCGGGTCTGTTGCCGATTCCTGAAATCCAGTACCTGGCCTACCTTCACAATGCCGCAGACCAGATCCGCGGCGAGGCTGCCACCCTGCAGTTCTTCGCCAACCGGCAGTACCGAAACCCGATGGTGGTCCGGGTGGCCGGCTACGGGTACCAGAAAGGGTTCGGCGGGCACTTCCACAACGACAATTCGATTGCCGCGCTTCGTGACATCCCCGGCATCGTCATCGCCTCGCCGGCCCGACCCGACGACGCCGCGGCGATGCTGCACGCCTGCACGGCGGCCGCCGTGACCGCGGGTGTGGTGTGCATCTTCCTGGAACCCATTGCGCTGTACCACACCCGGGATCTCTACGACGACGGCGACGGCCTGTGGCTCGCGCCGTATCCGCCGGCCGGCGTGCCCATCGGGCGCGCACGCACCTACGGCGACGGCGCCGATCTGACCATCCTGACGTTCGGCAACGGTGTCCGGATGAGCCTGCGGGTCGCCCGCAGGCTCGAGGCGATCGGGGTCGCCGCCCGCGTCGTCGACCTGCGCTGGCTGGCACCGCTGCCGATCGAGGACATGCTCGAGGAAGCCGCGGTCACCGGGCGGGTGTTGATCGTCGACGAAACCCGTCGCACCGGGGGTGTCGGCGAAGGGGTGCTCGCAGAACTGATCAGCCGCGGCTATGGCGGTGCGGTGGATCGGGTGGCCAGCGAGGACACTTTCATACCGTTGGGCGACGCTGCGCTGACGGTGCTGCTGTCGGAAGACACCATCGAGGCCGCCGCGGTCAGGATCGTCCGAAGGGAGCCTTGA
- a CDS encoding AMP-binding protein, which produces MTGRLVDFLRGHGDNLAVLTDTQHLTYAQLADRVAQAAPELGDARRLVLLETRNDIGTLVHYLAALAGGHVVLPVPAGRDHSTMVQTYDPDVVVAAAGVHHRRQSGRHRLHEDLALLLSTSGSTGSPKLVRLSHTNLISNATAIADYLDIHETDRAATTLPMSYCYGLSVIHSHLLRGAALILTDRSVVDDQFWELFNRCGGTSFAGVPYTFELLEHVGFDTMELPALRYVTQAGGRMPPERVKRFAELSQRRGWDLFVMYGATEAAARMAYLPPELALSRPTAIGRPIPGGSLTLEPLDDWSGEDVGQLVYRGDNVMMGYAHGPGELSLGKVVDTLHTGDVARRAPDGLFEVIGRTSRFVKIYGLRIDLQRLETTLSAHGVTAFCTCDDEHLVVAAAGRHDAHDVQRAVADAAGVPAASVRAVSVDELPLLSTGKPDYQTVRRLARDSVKQAGDTGLRELFADVLHLDPAAVDGDATFVDLGGNSLSYVAMSVRLERMLGRLPTDWHQRPLRELQTMARPVKRRRWWASTLETSVALRAVAIVLIVGSHAELFELWGGAHVLLGVAGYNFGRFCMTPVPRLDRVRHLRNTIGWIAVPSVLWVAVALVLTDDYTWTNLLLANKILGPHDSMTAGRLWFVEVLVWVLVALLLLFWLPGLDRLERQRPFGVAAAFLVAGLALRYDVLGVGLGREAWFTMLAFWFFAVGWAAAKASTTLQRAAVTAVLAVGLHGYFDSTLREALVLGGLVLLIWLPTIRCPAALTVLAGVLAEASLYTYLVHYQVYPLFGGQPLFGVVASLLVGMLLTYVLTLLRRRASVPKGTFGRQNASKSRQDVDLGASQGARPGRR; this is translated from the coding sequence GTGACGGGCCGGCTCGTCGACTTCCTGCGGGGCCATGGCGACAACCTCGCGGTGCTCACTGACACGCAGCACCTCACCTATGCCCAACTCGCCGACCGGGTCGCCCAGGCCGCACCCGAACTCGGCGATGCCCGTCGCCTGGTGCTGCTGGAAACCCGCAATGACATCGGCACTCTGGTGCACTACCTTGCGGCCCTGGCCGGTGGGCATGTGGTGCTTCCGGTTCCGGCCGGACGTGATCACTCGACGATGGTGCAGACCTACGATCCCGACGTCGTCGTCGCGGCCGCCGGCGTGCACCACCGGCGACAGTCGGGCCGTCATCGACTGCATGAGGATCTCGCGCTGCTGCTGTCCACCTCCGGAAGCACCGGTTCCCCCAAGCTGGTGCGGTTGTCGCACACCAACCTGATCTCCAACGCCACCGCGATCGCCGACTATCTCGACATCCACGAAACAGACCGGGCCGCAACCACCTTGCCGATGTCGTACTGTTACGGACTTTCGGTGATCCACAGCCACCTGCTGCGCGGCGCCGCGCTGATCCTCACCGATCGTTCGGTGGTCGACGATCAGTTCTGGGAGCTGTTCAACCGTTGCGGCGGAACCTCTTTCGCGGGTGTTCCCTACACCTTCGAACTCCTCGAACACGTCGGCTTCGACACGATGGAGCTGCCCGCCCTTCGTTATGTCACCCAGGCCGGTGGCCGGATGCCGCCCGAACGGGTGAAACGGTTCGCCGAGCTGTCGCAGCGTCGCGGCTGGGATCTGTTCGTGATGTATGGCGCCACCGAAGCCGCCGCCCGAATGGCTTATCTTCCACCCGAACTCGCGTTGTCGCGACCCACCGCGATCGGCCGGCCGATACCCGGCGGATCGTTGACCCTCGAACCGCTCGACGACTGGTCCGGCGAAGACGTGGGCCAACTGGTCTACCGCGGCGACAACGTGATGATGGGTTACGCGCACGGGCCCGGTGAGCTGTCGCTCGGCAAGGTCGTCGACACGCTGCACACCGGCGATGTCGCCCGTCGCGCCCCCGACGGCCTGTTCGAGGTGATCGGCCGCACCAGCCGCTTCGTCAAGATCTACGGTCTGCGTATCGATCTGCAGCGGCTCGAAACCACGCTGAGCGCACACGGTGTGACGGCGTTCTGCACGTGCGATGACGAGCACCTCGTGGTCGCCGCGGCCGGACGCCACGACGCGCACGACGTGCAACGCGCCGTCGCCGACGCCGCCGGCGTGCCCGCCGCCTCAGTGCGGGCGGTCAGCGTCGACGAATTGCCGCTGTTGTCGACGGGCAAGCCGGACTATCAGACCGTGCGGCGCCTGGCGCGCGATTCCGTCAAGCAGGCCGGGGACACCGGTCTGCGTGAGCTTTTCGCCGATGTGCTGCACCTGGATCCGGCCGCCGTCGACGGCGACGCCACCTTCGTCGACCTCGGTGGTAACTCGCTGTCATATGTGGCGATGTCGGTGCGGCTCGAGCGGATGCTCGGGCGGCTGCCCACCGACTGGCATCAGCGTCCGCTGCGGGAACTGCAGACCATGGCCAGGCCCGTCAAACGCCGGCGATGGTGGGCGTCGACGCTGGAGACCAGCGTGGCGTTGCGGGCGGTCGCGATCGTGCTCATCGTGGGTTCGCACGCCGAACTCTTCGAGCTGTGGGGCGGCGCGCACGTGCTGCTCGGGGTGGCCGGATACAACTTCGGCCGGTTCTGCATGACCCCGGTGCCGCGCCTGGACCGGGTGCGCCATCTGCGCAACACCATCGGCTGGATCGCGGTGCCCTCGGTGCTGTGGGTGGCCGTCGCGCTGGTGCTGACCGACGACTACACGTGGACGAACTTGTTGCTGGCCAACAAGATTCTGGGCCCGCACGACAGCATGACGGCGGGGCGGCTGTGGTTCGTCGAGGTGCTGGTGTGGGTTCTCGTCGCGCTGCTGCTGCTGTTCTGGCTGCCCGGACTGGACCGGTTGGAGCGGCAACGACCCTTCGGGGTGGCGGCCGCGTTCCTGGTGGCGGGGCTGGCGTTGCGCTATGACGTGCTCGGGGTGGGCCTCGGCCGCGAGGCGTGGTTCACGATGCTGGCGTTCTGGTTCTTCGCGGTGGGCTGGGCGGCGGCGAAAGCGTCGACGACGCTGCAACGCGCCGCGGTGACGGCGGTGCTGGCCGTGGGGCTCCACGGCTATTTCGACAGCACGTTGCGCGAGGCGCTGGTGCTGGGCGGTCTGGTGTTGCTGATCTGGCTGCCGACGATCCGGTGCCCGGCCGCGCTGACTGTGCTCGCCGGAGTTCTCGCGGAGGCCTCGCTGTATACGTACCTGGTGCACTACCAGGTGTACCCGCTGTTCGGCGGGCAACCGCTGTTCGGGGTGGTGGCGTCGCTGCTGGTCGGAATGCTGCTCACCTATGTGCTCACCCTGCTGCGCAGGCGCGCCTCGGTGCCGAAAGGGACATTTGGGCGACAAAATGCGAGCAAATCCCGCCAGGACGTCGATCTCGGCGCCAGTCAAGGGGCTAGGCCCGGTCGGCGATGA
- a CDS encoding acyl-CoA thioesterase — protein MSKLLELLDVRAGQGTDSWIGAASGPAGKRAYGGQFVAQSLAAAVRTVGEDRPPTNMHLQFLRGGEAGDDVEYSVARVFDGRTASARRVDSRQGDRLLTTATVSFATALAGPQHGRRPQLPQDPEALPQTGPAGPAPSMPLDELDIRIADDGVGDAFVRRFWWRATVALPDNPLLHTLLAAYVTDVYMIDPALQVHGHSMRARTHRSGTTDSSIWFHRPVRADEWNLLETVSPAAARGRGVVTGSLIRADGVIAATVTQEGLIADRA, from the coding sequence ATGAGCAAGCTGCTCGAATTACTCGACGTGCGGGCGGGGCAGGGCACCGACTCGTGGATTGGTGCGGCGAGCGGACCGGCGGGCAAGCGCGCGTACGGGGGACAGTTCGTCGCGCAGAGCCTCGCCGCGGCCGTACGCACCGTCGGCGAAGACCGGCCGCCGACCAACATGCATCTGCAGTTCCTGCGCGGCGGCGAAGCCGGCGATGACGTCGAATACAGCGTGGCGCGGGTGTTCGACGGCCGCACCGCGTCGGCGCGCCGGGTCGATTCCCGGCAGGGGGACCGGTTGTTGACAACGGCGACGGTATCGTTTGCCACCGCACTGGCTGGGCCACAGCACGGTCGACGGCCGCAGTTGCCGCAGGACCCGGAGGCGCTGCCGCAGACCGGACCCGCCGGGCCCGCGCCGTCCATGCCGCTCGACGAACTCGACATCAGGATCGCCGACGACGGGGTAGGCGATGCGTTCGTGCGTCGATTCTGGTGGCGCGCAACGGTCGCGCTGCCCGACAATCCGCTGCTGCACACCTTGCTTGCGGCCTATGTCACCGATGTCTACATGATCGACCCGGCGCTGCAGGTGCACGGGCACTCGATGCGGGCGCGTACCCATCGAAGCGGCACAACGGATTCGTCGATCTGGTTTCACCGCCCGGTGCGCGCCGACGAGTGGAACCTGCTCGAGACGGTCTCGCCGGCCGCCGCACGCGGCCGTGGTGTCGTCACCGGAAGCTTGATCCGCGCCGACGGCGTCATCGCGGCAACGGTGACGCAGGAAGGCCTCATCGCCGACCGGGCCTAG
- a CDS encoding heme-binding protein: MFSRSVFGVGMVAGAMLFGAVATAHADPPNCTAADLSGVMAGVSAGTSTYLFTHPDVNAFFTGLKGKPRDEMVTEIKAYMDANPRVRDELRAVRQSATDFRARCDAPLPDMPMDQ, translated from the coding sequence ATGTTCTCTCGCAGTGTCTTTGGTGTCGGCATGGTCGCCGGCGCGATGCTCTTCGGCGCCGTGGCGACGGCTCATGCCGATCCGCCGAACTGCACGGCCGCTGATCTGTCCGGGGTGATGGCCGGCGTTTCCGCGGGCACGTCGACGTATCTGTTCACCCACCCCGACGTGAACGCGTTCTTCACCGGTCTCAAGGGCAAGCCACGCGATGAGATGGTCACGGAGATCAAGGCCTATATGGATGCCAATCCACGGGTGCGCGACGAGCTGCGGGCGGTCAGGCAGTCCGCCACCGACTTCCGCGCGCGCTGCGACGCACCGCTGCCCGACATGCCGATGGACCAGTGA
- a CDS encoding mycofactocin-coupled SDR family oxidoreductase yields MTGKLAGKVAFITGAARGQGRAHAIAMAREGADIIAVDICRDIPSNPYPLATPEDLTETERSIEEIGRRVIARVADVRERHELREAVEVGVADLGKIDIVVANAGILPMAMGNPDPMGFVDASDVDLVGVMNTVAVAIPHLPDGASIIVTGSTAGMIRGTTTSPDMGPGGAGYGWSKRIVMEYVDEMCLHLAPRMIRVNAIHPTNCNTHLLQNEGMYGVFRPDLKAEGKTPTREDAEPLFTLFQAMPIPYIEPEDMANLGVFLASDDSRYITGQHIRVDAGSLLKWPNGPGG; encoded by the coding sequence ATGACCGGAAAGCTTGCCGGGAAGGTCGCTTTCATCACCGGTGCGGCGCGTGGTCAGGGCCGCGCGCACGCCATCGCGATGGCCAGGGAAGGCGCGGACATCATCGCGGTCGACATCTGCCGCGACATCCCGTCCAATCCCTATCCGCTGGCCACACCGGAGGATCTCACCGAGACCGAACGGTCGATCGAGGAGATCGGCAGACGCGTCATCGCGCGGGTGGCCGATGTCCGGGAGCGCCATGAACTGCGCGAGGCCGTCGAAGTGGGCGTGGCCGATCTCGGCAAGATCGACATCGTCGTGGCCAACGCCGGCATCCTGCCGATGGCGATGGGCAACCCGGATCCTATGGGATTCGTGGACGCCTCGGATGTCGACCTGGTGGGGGTGATGAACACTGTCGCGGTGGCGATCCCGCATCTGCCCGACGGCGCGTCGATCATCGTCACCGGCTCGACCGCCGGCATGATCCGCGGCACCACCACCAGCCCCGACATGGGCCCCGGCGGCGCCGGCTACGGATGGAGTAAGCGCATCGTGATGGAATACGTCGACGAGATGTGTCTTCATCTGGCGCCCAGGATGATTCGCGTCAACGCCATCCACCCGACCAACTGCAACACCCACCTGCTGCAGAACGAGGGTATGTACGGCGTGTTCCGGCCCGACCTCAAGGCCGAAGGTAAGACGCCGACCCGCGAGGACGCCGAACCGTTGTTCACGCTCTTCCAGGCGATGCCGATCCCGTACATCGAACCGGAGGACATGGCCAACCTCGGGGTGTTCCTGGCCAGTGACGACAGCCGGTACATCACCGGACAGCACATCCGCGTCGACGCCGGTTCCCTGCTCAAGTGGCCCAACGGGCCCGGCGGCTAA
- a CDS encoding TetR/AcrR family transcriptional regulator, protein MSQRRSAKKQPTTAVRRPRGEARRLLLDAARELFARRDYRATTTREIAEAAGVTEYLLFRHFGSKAGLFREALVLPFTDFVDDFGKTWQAVIPDKVTEEELSRQFVGRLYDVLVEHQGLLLTLVASDGLSDDEIESAGIADIRRALTLLGQISAEGMQLRGMRSGQPDLPAHSTVAMIVGMVALRSTFFGNRPPPREAIVDELVQAVLHGFLHRP, encoded by the coding sequence GTGTCCCAGCGGCGCTCGGCCAAGAAGCAGCCCACCACCGCGGTCAGGCGTCCGCGTGGCGAGGCCCGCAGGCTGCTGCTCGACGCCGCCCGTGAACTGTTCGCCCGCCGCGACTACCGCGCGACGACGACCCGTGAGATCGCCGAAGCAGCCGGCGTCACCGAATACCTGTTGTTTCGCCACTTCGGCTCGAAGGCGGGCCTGTTCCGGGAGGCGCTGGTCCTGCCGTTCACAGACTTCGTCGACGACTTCGGCAAGACATGGCAGGCCGTCATCCCCGACAAAGTCACCGAAGAGGAACTGAGCCGGCAGTTCGTCGGCCGACTCTACGACGTGCTCGTCGAACATCAGGGCCTGCTGCTGACCCTGGTCGCATCCGACGGGCTCAGCGACGACGAGATCGAAAGCGCGGGCATCGCCGATATCAGACGGGCCCTCACCCTGCTCGGTCAGATCAGCGCCGAGGGGATGCAGCTACGCGGAATGCGTTCGGGCCAACCCGATCTGCCCGCGCACTCGACGGTGGCGATGATCGTCGGCATGGTCGCCCTGCGCTCGACCTTCTTCGGCAACCGGCCGCCACCGCGTGAGGCGATCGTCGACGAACTCGTGCAGGCGGTCCTGCACGGGTTCCTGCACCGGCCTTAG
- a CDS encoding spirocyclase AveC family protein: MNTGLTPALIAGLSFAYVGGVLFLAYGVFLSLRRGRLHPLLLVSISAISFSWIEAPYDWAVYAQFPPALPRMPSWWPLNMTWGGGLPSAVPIGYIAYFVLPAVIGAALGRRIIRGFGWRAPQTLLVVGLVVGFCWALLFNGFFGPRLGVFYYGYIIPGLGLFEGSKFQYPLYDALAMGVQMMVFTYLLGRTDSEGRNVIDMLADRLSSTRVQSTIVSIVAAVLVGHAVYGAVFAPHLVTKLAGYVTSGPSEQLFPGVPNQPR; the protein is encoded by the coding sequence GTGAACACCGGGCTGACGCCGGCTCTGATCGCCGGCCTGTCGTTCGCCTACGTCGGCGGTGTCCTGTTTCTGGCCTACGGCGTGTTCCTGAGCCTCCGGCGTGGCCGCCTGCACCCGCTGCTGCTGGTTTCCATCTCCGCGATCTCGTTCTCGTGGATCGAGGCGCCCTACGACTGGGCGGTGTACGCCCAATTTCCGCCTGCGCTGCCGCGCATGCCGTCGTGGTGGCCGTTGAACATGACGTGGGGCGGCGGGTTGCCGTCGGCCGTGCCGATCGGTTACATCGCCTATTTTGTGTTGCCCGCGGTGATCGGTGCGGCGCTCGGGCGGCGGATCATCCGCGGGTTCGGTTGGCGCGCACCGCAGACCCTGTTGGTCGTGGGCTTGGTCGTGGGGTTCTGCTGGGCCCTGTTGTTCAACGGGTTCTTCGGTCCCCGGCTCGGGGTCTTCTACTACGGCTACATCATTCCCGGGCTCGGGCTGTTCGAGGGCAGCAAGTTCCAGTACCCGCTCTATGACGCGCTCGCGATGGGTGTGCAGATGATGGTCTTCACCTACCTGCTCGGCCGCACCGACTCCGAAGGCCGCAACGTCATCGACATGTTGGCGGACAGATTGTCCAGCACGCGGGTCCAGTCGACCATCGTGTCGATCGTGGCCGCCGTCCTGGTCGGGCACGCCGTCTACGGCGCGGTTTTCGCGCCCCACCTGGTGACGAAGCTTGCCGGATACGTGACCTCGGGGCCGTCCGAACAGCTGTTCCCCGGCGTGCCGAACCAACCCAGATAA
- a CDS encoding HAD-IIA family hydrolase encodes MRTTRKCWLTDMDGVLVREEHALPGAAEFLQRLLERERPFLVLTNNSIFTPRDLSARLLRCGLAVPEGAIWTSALATAAFLDGQLPGGSAYVIGEAGLTTALHELGYTLTDIEPDFVVLGETRTYSFTAITRAIRLILGGARFIATNPDVTGPSAEGPLPATGSVAAMITKATGREPYFVGKPNPMMFRSALNRIEAHSESTVMVGDRMDTDVVAGIEAGLETILVLTGSTSPDEIDRYPFRPSRVLPSIAEAIELI; translated from the coding sequence ATGCGCACTACACGGAAGTGCTGGCTCACCGACATGGACGGCGTGCTGGTCCGCGAAGAGCACGCGTTGCCCGGTGCCGCCGAATTCCTGCAGCGGCTGCTCGAACGTGAGCGGCCGTTTCTGGTCCTGACGAACAACTCGATCTTCACCCCGCGTGATCTCTCGGCGCGCCTGTTGCGCTGCGGCCTGGCGGTGCCAGAGGGCGCGATCTGGACGTCGGCGCTGGCCACCGCGGCGTTCCTCGACGGCCAGTTGCCCGGCGGATCGGCCTATGTCATCGGCGAAGCCGGGCTGACCACCGCGCTGCACGAGCTCGGCTACACCCTCACCGACATCGAGCCGGATTTCGTGGTGCTCGGTGAGACCAGGACGTATTCGTTCACCGCGATCACCAGGGCCATCCGGCTGATCCTGGGTGGCGCCCGGTTCATCGCCACCAACCCCGACGTCACCGGCCCGTCAGCCGAGGGGCCGCTGCCGGCCACCGGGTCGGTGGCGGCGATGATCACCAAGGCCACCGGGCGCGAACCCTACTTCGTCGGCAAGCCCAACCCGATGATGTTCCGCAGCGCGCTGAACCGGATCGAGGCGCATTCCGAGAGCACCGTGATGGTCGGTGACCGGATGGACACCGACGTCGTCGCCGGCATCGAAGCGGGGTTGGAGACCATCCTGGTGCTCACCGGGTCCACGTCGCCCGACGAAATCGACCGCTACCCGTTCCGTCCGAGCCGGGTCCTGCCGTCGATCGCCGAGGCTATCGAGTTGATCTGA